A window of the Brassica oleracea var. oleracea cultivar TO1000 chromosome C1, BOL, whole genome shotgun sequence genome harbors these coding sequences:
- the LOC106328949 gene encoding glutathione S-transferase T3-like, producing the protein MDPFNFNSPGLVNLLVSQSSQTIDLGCSEVPKPASKRKWTTKEDVVLISAWLNTSKDPIVSNEQKAGTFWKRIEEYVNASPLLIGSIPREWSQCKQRWGRVNEQVCKFVGSHEAALKEQASRQNENDVMKAAHDIFFNDYLVKFSMEHCWRELRFDQKWRSHSFSKDGAKEKRKEPAEEVPVDQDVRPPGVKASKAAKRKKHTNEAAFDQIESILAAKNTISKQKILDRLLAKTEATLSPQEVFAGLQVTGCDRWMRACGRVVTGSLFDSRVVF; encoded by the exons ATGGATCCTTTTAACTTTAACTCTCCCGGGTTGGTTAACCTACTAGTCTCTCAGAGCAGTCAAACAATAGACTTAGGGTGTTCTGAGGTTCCTAAACCGGCGTCAAAGCGAAAGTGGACAACCAAAGAAGACGTTGTCTTGATCAGTGCTTGGTTGAACACCAGCAAGGATCCAATCGTGAGTAACGAGCAGAAGGCAGGCACGTTCTGGAAGCGCATAGAGGAGTATGTCAATGCTAGTCCTCTGCTCATTGGCTCCATTCCTAGGGAGTGGAGTCAATGTAAGCAGAGGTGGGGAAGGGTTAATGAGCAGGTATGCAAGTTTGTTGGAAGCCATGAAGCCGCGCTGAAGGAGCAAGCTAGTAGGCAAAATGAGAATGATGTCATGAAGGCTGCCCATGACATCTTCTTTAACGACTATCTTGTCAAGTTCAGTATGGAACATTGTTGGAGGGAGCTTAGGTTTGATCAAAAATGGAGATCACACTCATTCTCGAAAGATGGTGCAAAGGAGAAAAGGAAGGAACCGGCAGAGGAGGTTCCTGTGGACCAAGATGTTAGGCCTCCTGGCGTTAAGGCTAGCAAAGCAGCCAAACGCAAGAAGCACACGAATGAAGCAGCTTTTGATCAGATAGAGAGCATATTAGCTGCGAAAAATACTATATCCAAACAGAAAATCCTTGATCGCTTGCTAGCAAAAACTGAAGCTACACTTTCTCCACAAGAAGT GTTTGCAGGTTTGCAGGTCACGGGTTGCGATAGGTGGATGCGTGCGTGTGGACGTGTT GTCACGGGTTCTCTGTTTGATTCACGG GTTGTGTTTTGA